In Chelonia mydas isolate rCheMyd1 chromosome 10, rCheMyd1.pri.v2, whole genome shotgun sequence, a single window of DNA contains:
- the NGRN gene encoding neugrin yields the protein MAGPLLPRALRAAGPSRLLARGAAGRAGPADPALQEVERVLQQQRKAVRLRRLRRELEPAGPPQRSLSWQAMEQIRYLRQAFPEEWPVARLAQGFGVSTDVIQRVLRSKFSPPLERRMKQDAKVLGKQGSREQQAGPDCRAEPEAISAGEAAQQLLPARPKDVPQSGALIAPGGPSSSSKPQRNLPLRRAGERQNRRNSQLEPLQEDGAKPVAGMEATLRRNWAPGGDPEEWDGEVLREEELVEWAAEGWGASTTVVQRGQEYFDSHGNFLYRTPSGLARGEGESSMQPSPQPGGGKGV from the exons ATGGCGGGTCCGCTGCTGCCCCGCGCGCTGCGAGCTGCGGGCCCGAGCCGCCTGCTGGCccggggggcggcggggcgggcGGGGCCGGCGGACCCGGCGCTGCAGGAGGTGGAGAG ggtgctgcagcagcagaggaaggccGTGAGGCTGCGGAGGCTGCGGAGGGAGCTGGAGCCCGCGGGGCCCCCCCAGCGCAGCCTGAGCTGGCAGGCCATGGAGCAGATCCG GTATTTAAGGCAGGCCTTCCCCGAGGAATGGCCCGTGGCCCGTCTGGCCCAAGGCTTCGGTGTCAGCACGGATGTCATCCAGAGGGTGCTGAGGAGCAAGTTCTCGCCACCGCTGGAGCGAAGGATGAAGCAGGATGCAAAGGTGTTGGGTAAACAGGGGAGCCGGGAGCAGCAGGCTGGCCCGGACTGCAGAGCTGAGCCGGAGGCCATCTCTGCAGGAGAAGCcgctcagcagctgctgcctgccaggcccAAGGAcgtgccccagtctggagcccttATCGCGCCGGGGGGCCCGTCCAGCAGCTCAAAGCCCCAGAGAAATCTGCCGCTTCggagagctggggagaggcaAAACAGAAGgaactcccagctggagcctctTCAGGAGGATGGAGCCAAGCCAGTGGCTGGGATGGAAGCCACCCTCAGGAGAAACTGGGCGCCAGGAGGAGACCCTGAAGAGTGGGATGGCGAGGTCCTGAGGGAGGAAGAGCTGGTGGAGTGGGCAGCGGAGGGCTGGGGTGCCAGCACCACGGTGGTGCAGAGGGGACAGGAATATTTTGACAGCCATGGGAATTTCTTGTATCGGACCCCATCTGGACTAGcacgtggggagggggagagcagcaTGCAGCCCTCTCCGCAGCCTGGGGGTGGAAAGGGTGTGTAG
- the HDDC3 gene encoding guanosine-3',5'-bis(diphosphate) 3'-pyrophosphohydrolase MESH1 translates to MGSEAARLLEAADFAARKHKQQRRKDPEGTPYINHPIGVARILSREAGVTDIVVLQAALLHDTVEDTDTTFSEIEEQFGGEVRRIVEEVTDDKMLPKMERKRLQIERAPHSSRGARLVKLADKLYNLRDLNRSTPAGWSEQRVQEYFLWASQVVKGLRETSPALEEKLQQLFRERGLPE, encoded by the exons ATGGGCTCCGAGGCCGCCCGGCTGCTGGAGGCCGCCGACTTCGCAGCCCGGAAGCACAAGCAACAGCGGCGGAAGGACCCCGAGGGGACCCCGTACATCAACCACCCCATCG GTGTGGCCAGGATCCTGTCTCGGGAGGCTGGAGTCACGGACATTGTGGTGCTGCAG GCTGCTCTGCTCCATGACACGGTGGAGGACACGGACACCACCTTCTCCGAGATCGAGGAACAGTTTGGGGGGGAGGTGCGGCGGATTGTGGAGGAGGTGACAGACGACAAGATGTTGCCCAAGATGGAGCGGAAGCGCCTGCAGATAGAGCGCGCGCCCCACAGCAGCCGGGGAGCCAGGCTGGTCAAGCTGGCAGACAAGCTGTACAACCTGCGGGACCTGAACCGCAGCACGCCGGCAG GCTGGTCTGAGCAGCGGGTCCAGGAGTATTTCCTCTGGGCCTCACAGGTGGTGAAGGGTCTGCGTGAGACCAGCCCAGCGCTGGAGGAGAAGTTGCAGCAACTGTTCAGGGAGCGAGGGCTACCTGAGTGA